One genomic region from Quercus robur chromosome 4, dhQueRobu3.1, whole genome shotgun sequence encodes:
- the LOC126720613 gene encoding receptor-like protein 35 has translation MRIETPNLKQLIQNLTHLTELVLYGIDMSSVSTNCLTNLSSSLTSLRLNHCQLKGKFPDNIFRLPNLQKLRVGHNYNLTGSLPTYNWSTPLKALYLTETEFSIDLPYLISNLMSLKELFVGGCNFIGSSYPTFLSNLTQITDLDLSHGNFGGQCPWSLLNNTGLTYLDLSYNNFIGQLPEVTTKLTQIFSSNNSSSSQLVNKIPSNLKYLLLSGNLLNGTIPSWVYTIPSLHYLRLDHNKFTGHIGEFQHNSLVSLNVSFNNFSGNVESKIFSKLKSLQSLDMSNNPHLSLHSFTSATNILSKIHSLQLSSSNITEIPQFLGTAEYIAYLDLSNNHIKGNIPSWVMEVGKDSLYYFSVSRNNLTGHIPSLICNLRSLKFLDFSYNHLNNVIPPCLGNFSDNLIDLNLQSNNLNGTIPTTFAKGCHLRSLKLNGNQLEGALPRSLVHCRKLEILDFGNNKIIGTFPCWLETLLELRVLILRSNNFHGAIGNPKTKFPFPNLRIIDLSHNEFHGLLPTNFFMYLKAMMNANVDKGELKYMGDSYYQDSVTVVMKGYSIELVKIQSLFTTIDFSNNNFKGEIPEVIGELRSLKGLNFSHNNLIGCMPQSLGNLTNLEWLDLSSNKLTGEIPMQLADLTMLAFLNLSENYLSGHIPQGKQFNTFMNDSYVGNLGLCGFPMTKACGNDEGQQPSPSSTIQEDDFKFDNGFHWKVVLLGYGCGFMFGLGLGYLVFSSGKPKWLVNIVYGGRHSKLQRS, from the coding sequence ATGAGAATAGAAACGCCTAATTTGAAGCAGCTTATTCAAAACCTAACCCATCTAACTGAACTTGTTTTATATGGGATTGATATGTCTTCTGTTTCAACTAATTGTCTCACGAACTTGTCGTCTTCTTTAACATCTCTTCGTCTTAATCATTGCCAATTGAAAGGGAAATTTCCAGATAATATATTCCGCCTTCCAAACCTCCAGAAACTCCGTGTAGGTCACAACTACAATCTCACTGGTTCCCTTCCAACGTATAATTGGAGTACTCCTCTCAAGGCCTTGTATCTCACTGAAACTGAATTCTCTATTGACTTACCTTATTTAATCAGCAACCTCATGTCCTTAAAAGAATTATTTGTCGGTGGATGCAATTTCATAGGTTCATCATATCCAACATTTCTTTCAAATCTCACACAAATAACTGATTTGGACCTTTCACATGGTAACTTTGGTGGTCAGTGTCCATGGTCCCTCCTAAACAATACAGGACTGACTTACTTAGATCTCTCTTACAACAATTTCATAGGGCAACTTCCGGAAGTTACGACAAAATTGACCcaaattttctcttcaaataaTTCATCTAGTAGTCAACTAGTCAACAAGATTCCTTCCaatctaaaatatctcttaTTATCTGGTAACTTACTGAATGGGACAATACCATCTTGGGTGTATACAATACCATCTTTACATTACTTACGTCTTGATCATAACAAATTCACTGGGCATATTGGTGAATTTCAGCATAACTCATTGGTTTCTCTAAATGTTTCCTTCAATAATTTTAGTGGCAATGTGGAGtcaaaaatattctcaaagctCAAAAGTCTTCAATCTCTTGATATGTCAAACAATCCTCACCTATCACTACACTCCTTCACATCTGCCACCAATATTTTGTCCAAAATTCACTCATTACAATTGTCTTCTTCCAACATAACCGAAATTCCACAGTTTTTAGGAACTGCAGAATATATAGCATACTTAGACCTTTCCAACAACCATATCAAAGGCAATATTCCATCCTGGGTAATGGAGGTGGGGAAGGATTCATTGTATTACTTTTCAGTCTCAAGGAATAATTTAACTGGACACATCCCTTCCTTGATTTGCAATCTCCGTTCCCTCAAATTCCTTGATTTCTCTTATAATCACTTGAATAACGTGATTCCTCCATGTTTGGGAAACTTCAGTGATAATCTCATAGACTTGAATTTACAAAGTAATAATCTTAATGGCACTATCCCAACAACATTTGCAAAGGGATGTCACTTGAGAAGTCTGAAACTCAATGGGAACCAACTGGAAGGGGCATTGCCACGATCATTGGTCCATTGTAGAAAGTTGGAAATTCTAGATTTTGGTAACAACAAGATTATTGGCACCTTTCCTTGTTGGTTGGAAACTCTTCTAGAGTTGCGGGTTCTTATCTTGCGATCAAACAACTTTCATGGTGCCATAGGCAATCCCAAGACCAAATTCCCATTCCCTAATTTGCGAATCATAGACCTCTCTCACAACGAGTTTCATGGTCTTTTGCCAACAAACTTTTTCATGTATTTAAAAGCGATGATGAATGCGAATGTAGACAAAGGTGAATTGAAATATATGGGTGATAGTTATTATCAAGATTCTGTGACAGTGGTGATGAAAGGGTATTCCATAGAATTGGTGAAAATTCAAAGTCTATTCACAACCATTGATTTCTCCAACAATAATTTCAAAGGAGAAATTCCAGAGGTAATTGGAGAGCTTCGATCATTGAAGGGGCTTAATTTCTCACACAATAATCTTATAGGTTGTATGCCTCAATCGTTGGGAAATTTAACCAATCTTGAATGGTTAGATCTCTCCTCAAACAAGCTCACGGGTGAAATTCCTATGCAATTGGCAGATCTCACAATGCTAGCATTTTTAAACCTATCAGAAAATTATCTTTCTGGACATATACCCCAAGGTAAACAATTCAATACCTTTATGAATGATTCTTACGTTGGGAACCTTGGGTTATGTGGATTTCCAATGACAAAAGCTTGTGGCAATGATGAGGGACAACAACCATCGCCATCATCAACCATTCAAGAAGATGATTTCAAATTTGATAATGGGTTTCATTGGAAAGTTGTATTGTTGGGGTATGGCTGTGGATTCATgtttggattgggtttgggttatcTTGTGTTCTCAAGTGGAAAACCGAAATGGCTAGTGAATATTGTTTACGGAGGAAGACATAGCAAGTTGCAAAGATCCTAG